One Ricinus communis isolate WT05 ecotype wild-type chromosome 7, ASM1957865v1, whole genome shotgun sequence genomic region harbors:
- the LOC8277707 gene encoding zinc finger protein CONSTANS-LIKE 12, with amino-acid sequence MEPLCEFCGVVRAVVYCKSDSARLCLHCDGFVHAANSLSRRHPRSLLCDKCNSQPAILRCLDERLSVCQICDWNANANGCSNLGHQHQPLTCYTGRPSLAEFSRIWSSVLEAPSSTNGYDPGGMGPLGCLPGNENSITGCLEQRDNESSFGLVTGNKLSEIESCSKFEPWIGQQQPTIVTPDQNCISFCRDQLPVLPDESNMPKGCSNFKDLGEDLCEGLNIDDVALNFENNDEIFGCSSQSHNRYQQLGDVGKDCILMEKNLSVTESNGPIENAIEVSSGHQECITFQSPQVAGPASVMQPINGGSNCSYMNPSCSRSINLGYPVPPVQVHSSISLSLSNITGESSAADYQDCGLSPMFLASETRWDLGMDTSCPQARDKAKMRYNEKKKTRTFSKQIRYASRKARADTRKRVKGRFVKAGENYDYDPLQHEKSTF; translated from the exons ATGGAGCCGTTATGTGAGTTTTGTGGGGTGGTGAGAGCAGTAGTTTATTGCAAATCAGACTCGGCAAGGCTGTGCTTACACTGTGACGGATTTGTACATGCTGCCAATTCCTTATCGCGGAGGCATCCTCGTTCACTTCTCTGCGACAAGTGCAATTCGCAGCCTGCAATTCTGCGATGCTTAGATGAGAGGCTGTCTGTTTGTCAAATCTGTGATTGGAATGCGAATGCTAATGGATGTTCAAACTTAGGGCATCAGCACCAGCCGTTAACTTGTTATACAGGGCGACCTTCTTTGGCTGAGTTTTCAAGAATTTGGTCATCTGTTCTTGAGGCACCATCTTCTACTAATGGCTATGATCCTGGAGGAATGGGACCGCTCGGTTGTTTGCCAGGAAATGAGAATTCTATTACTGGATGTTTGGAGCAAAGGGATAATGAGAGCTCTTTCGGTTTGGTGACCGGCAATAAGTTGAGTGAAATAGAATCCTGTTCTAAGTTTGAACCTTGGATAGGGCAGCAGCAGCCTACTATTGTCACCCCAGATCAAAATTGCATCTCCTTTTGTAGAGATCAATTGCCTGTTTTGCCTGATGAATCAAACATGCCAAAG GGATGCTCCAACTTTAAGGATCTTGGTGAAGATCTTTGTGAAGGCCTAAACATCGATGACGTTGCATTGAACTTCGAGAATAATGACGAAATTTTTGGGTGTTCGTCGCAGAGTCACAACAGATATCAGCAGCTAGGTGATGTAGGAAAGGATTGCATTTTAATGGAGAAGAATTTATCCGTTACTGAGTCTAATGGCCCTATTGAGAATGCTATAGAG GTATCATCAGGACACCAGGAATGCATCACTTTCCAGTCCCCTCAAGTTGCAGGACCAGCTAGTGTGATGCAACCAATTAATGGTGGCAGCAATTGCTCATACATGAACCCCAGCTGCAGCAGAAGCATCAATCTTGGATATCCTGTTCCTCCTGTACAAGTTCATTCAAGCATATCTCTTTCACTGTCCAACATCACTGGCGAGAGTAGTGCAGCTGATTATCAGGATTGTGGGTTATCACCAATGTTTCTGGCAAGCGAAACGCGATGGGATTTAGGTATGGATACTAGCTGCCCACAAGCAAGGGACAAAGCTAAAATGAGATAcaatgaaaagaagaagactCGAAC GTTTAGTAAGCAAATAAGATATGCATCTCGTAAAGCCAGAGCTGATACTAGAAAACGTGTGAAAGGTAGATTCGTAAAGGCTGGTGAAAACTATGATTATGACCCccttcaacatgagaagagCACTTTCTGA